The nucleotide window AACTTTTGATAAGGCGAGACGTTGGGCTCTTAGCTTAGCCAGGTAGAGCGCTCGGCTCATAACCGAGTGGTCGCCGGTTCGAACCCGGCAGGGCCCACCATTTCCTTATCCAGATCGTCATTTTGAAATCCTATGATTTCGGATTTTCGACCGTTCCAAAGGCGTTGGCCCACGCAGTTTGGACCCGCTCTCGGAGAGAGCCCAAACCGTTTGGGCCGTAAATGGTTTCATCTGCGGTTGTTCGTCTGATTCCTCAGTATCCTCTTGATCACCTGGTTCTCGCTGTTCCTGGCGTAGTATCCCTCGGTGGTCTTCGTCGAGGAATGGCCCATGGCCACGGAGACGTCCTCTATCCTGTTGCCGCTGTCCAGGAGCCTCTGGCCGAACGCCCTGCGCCCGGCCCTCAGCTGGAAGCGGACCCCGATCTCCTTCTCCACGCATGCCTTCATCCTGCAGAAGCCCTGCTGGGTGTAGAACTCGTTGGAGTTGTTCAGCGGAGGGAACATCGACCTCGACTCCTTCCCGCGCTCGGCGAGCTTCGAGGCCCTGACGTCCAGGTAGTGCTGGACTATGTCCTCGACTCCGTCCATCAGCAGGACGGATCTGGGCTCGCCGTATCTCCCCTCGCCCTTGACGTGGACCACATGGATTATCATGTGGCCGTCCATGAACGACACGTCGTCGACATACACATGCGCGCTCCGTTCCTGAAGAGCGGGATATCGCTGACGACCGTGATATCTCGCTGCAGATCTCTGATCTGCAGCATAAACAGCGACGGCATCCTGTCGGCCGATCAACCAAGCAGGAACGTCAGGGAATACTTCAAGACGGCTGGCGTGAAACTGCAGAGGCAAATGGATGTCCACGAATACAAAGCGCAATTCCTCGAATCGAAATGTAGTGCTGAGATTTGACATCATCTTAGGTTAAGACGATGTCCGCATCAAAGCAAATGTAAAGATTAGGGGCATCCGGAATGATGTTTGCTCCTATCAAGAAGAATTCTTCTTCCCAGACTCGGCGAACTCCACGACGGCCGCGTCGAACTCGGCGGGAGCCATGTCGTCGAACACCTACCGTCTCCATTTGGTGTAGTCAGAGTTACCAGTCTTCACGGCAGCGAGGAACATCTCCGTGTTCACTATGCCGAACCTCTCGACAAGGCACTCCATGCCAAGCCTGTACATCTCGCTCATGGTGTAGACTTCATGATCCATGTCATTCCTCCTCCAGTGATATGAAGCCTACCGGAGATATAATAGAGACGATTTCCAAGAATATTTGGATGATCCGAATTAAGCGTTCGGACCAGAAGCAGCAAAGTTCCGGCCACGATGCCGGCCAATCCGATTGCGCCTTTCTTGGACAGCTTCTCTTTGAAGACCAGGAATGAGAACGCTATCGCGACCAGTATGCTGAGCTTGTCGATGGGAACGATTATGCTTGCGGGACCGGTCTGCAGAGCGCCGAAGAAACACATCCAGGACGCGCCCGTGGCAAGCCCAGACAGTACGACGAACAGCATGTCCTTCCGTCCTATGCCCCTCAGCTTGTCCTGTTTATTCGTCACACAGATCATCGTCCAGGACATGATCAGGACCACGACGGTGCGGATCGCGGTCCCCAGATTGGAATCGATGTCCTGCATTCCGACTTTGCCGAGAATCGACGTAAGCGCAGCGAACACCGCCGAGCCTATGGCGAACAGCAGCCAACCCGCGCGTTCGTTGGCCTCTTCGACATCCTTCTTCTCGATCATCATCATAGTGCCGACCAATATCAGCGCGACTCCGATGCACCCCCATGCCGACAGAGTCTCCCCCAGAAGGATCACGGCGAGAATGATGGTCAGGACATTGCTGGATTTGTCGACCGGGACGACCTTGTTCACATTGCCGATCTGCAGCGCTTTGAAATAGCACAGCCAGGAAGCTCCTGTGGCCAGACCTGACAGTATCAGGAACAGCCAGGTTTCCCCGCCTATGTCCCCGACGGAAGAGTATGAGCCTGCGGCCATGACGATAGCCCATGCGAACAGCATCGCCACTGCGGTGCGGTATGCGGTCGCCACCGTCGAGTCCACATTCTGCAGGCCGCATTTCGCTAAGATGGATGTCAGGCCGGCGAACAATGCAGACCCAACAGCCAGAAACAGCCACACTTCCTCCGCCATACCGCCCCATAGCTTTATTCAATAAGTAATGGAGAGGCCGAAGCCTCCCGGTTTCATTCCTCGCGTATGGCACCGTTCAGAATGACATGGGGCCTGCCATTCACTTCGATGATGTCCGCGTCCACGCCGTACACGGTGCGCAGATTCTCTTTGGTGATGACCTCTTTCGGAGTTCCGACGGCATAGATCGATCCTCCGTAAAGCATGATGATCTTGTCGGCATACTTCGCGGTGATGTTGATGTCGTGGCTGATCATCACTATGATCATGTTCTTGGTCCTCGGCAGCTCGCTGAGGATCCTGGTCACCTCCAGCTGATGGCGCACATCCAGATTGGAAGTGGGCTCGTCCAGGATGACCATGTTGGGCATCCTCACCAATCCCCTTGCCAGAACCACCTTCTGATGCTGCCCGGCGGACAGCTCGTTGAAGTTGCGCATGGCCAGATGCTGGATGCTCATCAGGTTCAGGACGTCGTAGACCTTCTCCAGATCCTCCTTCTTAGTGCCGAACTTGGCGTCGTTCTGGAGGCCCACCATGATGGTGTCGATGACGGTCAGAGGGAAATTGTCCTCCGAGGAAGCGGGAACATACCCCATGTTGGCCGCCAGCTCCTTCAGCTTCATCTCCCTGTTGTCTTTCCCGTCGATCAGGACTGCCCCGCCGGTCGCTTTCAGGATCTTGTTGATGCAGTGCACCAAGGTTGATTTCCCGACCCCGTTCGGACCCAATATGCAGATGAACTCCGGCTTCTCGAAAGTGTAATTCACTCCCGAGAAGACCGGCTTGCTTGGGTCGTATCCGAACTCCAGGTCTTTCAGTTCTACCTTCATGGGATCACCACGCGCTCTTCCTCTGCTTGATCAGCAGAT belongs to Candidatus Methanomethylophilaceae archaeon and includes:
- a CDS encoding site-specific integrase; amino-acid sequence: MYVDDVSFMDGHMIIHVVHVKGEGRYGEPRSVLLMDGVEDIVQHYLDVRASKLAERGKESRSMFPPLNNSNEFYTQQGFCRMKACVEKEIGVRFQLRAGRRAFGQRLLDSGNRIEDVSVAMGHSSTKTTEGYYARNSENQVIKRILRNQTNNRR
- a CDS encoding EamA family transporter encodes the protein MAEEVWLFLAVGSALFAGLTSILAKCGLQNVDSTVATAYRTAVAMLFAWAIVMAAGSYSSVGDIGGETWLFLILSGLATGASWLCYFKALQIGNVNKVVPVDKSSNVLTIILAVILLGETLSAWGCIGVALILVGTMMMIEKKDVEEANERAGWLLFAIGSAVFAALTSILGKVGMQDIDSNLGTAIRTVVVLIMSWTMICVTNKQDKLRGIGRKDMLFVVLSGLATGASWMCFFGALQTGPASIIVPIDKLSILVAIAFSFLVFKEKLSKKGAIGLAGIVAGTLLLLVRTLNSDHPNILGNRLYYISGRLHITGGGMTWIMKSTP
- a CDS encoding ABC transporter ATP-binding protein encodes the protein MKVELKDLEFGYDPSKPVFSGVNYTFEKPEFICILGPNGVGKSTLVHCINKILKATGGAVLIDGKDNREMKLKELAANMGYVPASSEDNFPLTVIDTIMVGLQNDAKFGTKKEDLEKVYDVLNLMSIQHLAMRNFNELSAGQHQKVVLARGLVRMPNMVILDEPTSNLDVRHQLEVTRILSELPRTKNMIIVMISHDINITAKYADKIIMLYGGSIYAVGTPKEVITKENLRTVYGVDADIIEVNGRPHVILNGAIREE